In one window of Mus pahari chromosome 3, PAHARI_EIJ_v1.1, whole genome shotgun sequence DNA:
- the Rcn1 gene encoding reticulocalbin-1, translating to MARGSRLGLALGLLLALVLALRAKPTVRKERVVRPDSELGERPPEDNQSFQYDHEAFLGKEDSKTFDQLSPDESKERLGKIVDRIDSDGDGLVTTEELKVWIKRVQKRYIYDNVAKVWKDYDRDKDEKISWEEYKQATYGYYLGNPAEFHDSSDHHTFKKMLPRDERRFKASDLDGDLTATREEFTAFLHPEEFEHMKEIVVLETLEDIDKNGDGFVDQDEYIADMFSHEDNGPEPDWVLSEREQFNDFRDLNKDGKLDKDEIRHWILPQDYDHAQAEARHLVYESDKNKDEVLTKEEILDNWNMFVGSQATNYGEDLTKNHDEL from the exons ATGGCGCGCGGTAGCCGCCTGGGACTCGCCCTGGGACTGCTGCTGGCGCTGGTGCTGGCGCTGCGGGCCAAGCCCACGGTGCGCAAGGAGCGCGTGGTTCGGCCGGACTCAGAGCTGGGCGAGCGGCCGCCCGAGGACAACCAGAGCTTCCAGTACGATCATGAGGCCTTCCTGGGCAAGGAGGACTCCAAGACCTTCGATCAGCTAAGCCCGGACGAGAGCAAGGAGAGACTGGG GAAAATTGTGGATCGAATTGACAGTGATGGTGATGGCCTTGTTACTACTGAGGAGCTGAAAGTTTGGATCAAACGGGTACAGAAAAGATACATCTATGATAATGTCGCCAAAGTCTGGAAGGATTATGATAGGGACAAAGACGAAAAGATCTCCTGGGAAGAATACAAGCAGGCCACCTATGGCTACTACCTGG GAAACCCCGCTGAATTCCACGATAGCTCTGATCATCACACCTTTAAAAAGATGCTGCCACGAGATGAGAGGAGGTTTAAGGCTTCAGACCTTGACGGCGACCTGACAGCTACTCGGGAGGAGTTCACTGCCTTTCTGCACCCAGAGGAGTTTGAACATATGAAGGAGATTGTAGTTCTG GAAACCCTGGAGGACATCGACAAGAATGGGGATGGTTTTGTGGACCAGGATGAGTACATCG CGGACATGTTTTCCCACGAGGACAATGGCCCTGAGCCAGACTGGGTTTTATCTGAACGGGAGCAGTTCAACGATTTCCGAGATCTGAATAAGGATGGGAAACTGGACAAGGATGAGATTCGCCACTGGATCCTCCCTCAGGACTACGACCATGCGCAGGCCGAGGCCCGGCATCTGGTGTATGAGTCAGACAAAAACAAG GATGAGGTGCTGACCAAGGAGGAGATTCTTGACAACTGGAACATGTTTGTGGGAAGCCAAGCTACCAACTACGGGGAAGACCTTACCAAAAACCACGATGAACTTTGA